The Acidimicrobiia bacterium DNA segment ATCGGCCCGGTGGAGGCGGTCTGAAACATGCCCTCCTCGAGTTGCACGCGGACGCGCTCGTAGCGAATCGTCGCGTAGATGAGCGAGGCGGCACCCACACCGACCATCGTCAAGCCCGCGATCTCGGCCTCAACCCCCTGGGCCTCAACCAGCTTTCCAACCAGGACACCAAGACCGATGATGCCGAGGGCGGTACGCACCCAGGCCAGGTAGGTCCGCTCATTAGCAAGATGATCACGGGCGCGACTGCCGCGGTTGGGGCGAATCGGATTCCGGGACGTGCTCACGGCTGAGAGGGTACTCCGCAGTCCGGCGGGGTCCTCACTTGGACAGGGCACACTCGTTGCGGCCGACTTCGAGTTCCTTGGCCTTTTCAGCGTCCGGCATCAGCACTCCGAGATTCACCTTGCGGATGTCTGCGTAGATGGCGGGCGGCTCACCGAGATGCGATACGACGAAGTCGACGAACTCGGCCTCATCGGCGATCGACACCACCGGATCGTTTTTCACCAGATCACCCAGCGAGCGCCGAAGAGTGCCGTCTTCCAGCGACTCGGTCCGGCTCGTGTAGTGCGCCGGGCAGACCTCCAGTGCAGGATCGAGAGGCGATAGCTTCACGTGAATCGTGTTGAACAGATCTCTCGCCCAGGGCTCGGTCTCGCCGCCGAGGTCGGGGCGACCGACGCCTGTGACGAACACCGCGTCGCCGGTCATCAGATAACGGCCGTGCACCTCGAGCGACGTCGAACCGGGCGTGTGACCGGGGGTCGCCACCGAGCGGACGATCATCTCCATCTCGCCGAACGTGAACACCTGCCCATCTTCGAGGGGGGTGTATTCAAAGACAGCCTCTTCAGCATCGCCCGGCGAAATGCGATATGTCGCGCCCGTCTGTTCGGCCATAGCCACACCGATGGAGATGTGATCGGCGTGCAGATGAGTGTCGAACAAGTCGGTGATCGTCGCGTCGTACTGGTCGGCGAGCGCCAGGTAGCGCTCGGCATCGGCAGCCGGGTCGATGACGGCCATCGTATGGCCGCGGGCGCCCACGGCATACGAAAGACACGCCTTGGCCATCCGATCGAGCTGAACGACAAAGTGGGTCCCGTCGTCGAAGAGCGTCCTCGGGATCAGCGTGTTGGCCCACAGGTCCATACCGCCTTCGAGGTTCATGACGTTCGCCCTCTCCATCATCTCGACAACCATGCCGGACGAACCGCCGTGGGCGCAGATGGCGATCACGTCCTGGTCCTCCGGAAGCGTGGCGGCGATGCCTTCGATGTCGCCGAGGGCCGTCCAGTAGGGGATGTTGACGGTATCGAGGGCGAGCTTGCCCTCGATCCGCCAGCGCTCGAACTGATCGCCGGCGCGCAAGTCGAGAATGTAGGGGAGCTTCTCGGCGTCTTCGATCCTCCTGGCGAGGTCATCGGTGGTAATCGAGCCGGGCATCTGGCAATCCCTCCTCACAGGCGCATCCGCGGCCTGACATGCGAAACGGCGCATGTATCTTATGAATGACCTCGGGACCCGGCAAGGGGTTCTTCCCCGGCCACGGGCGGCGACTACGAGTTGGCCGCCTGCGGCTCTTCGGCATCCACCTGCATTTGCTCTGCCATCACCTCGCGCAACAGGTCGATGGCCTGGGTGATCTTGTCCGAAGTCAACGAGTAGAACACTCGCTGCGCGTCACGACGGGCCAGCACCAGGCCGCGGTCGCGCAGCACTGCCAGATGTTGAGACACGTTCGCCTGCGGGAGTTGCAGCTCTTCGCAGAGTTCCATGACCGGACGCTCGCCATCGCGCAGCGCATTGATGATCAGCAGCCGTTTGGGATCGGCAATCCCTTTGCAGACACCTGCGTGTAGGGCGAGTAGCTCATCGGCGACGGAGTGCATAGAGGCAGAACCTAGCCGATGACATGCTCAAGGTAGAACGTCCGGAGAAAAACCCCAGAATCGGTTGACGCACCGATACCGGCCGTACCAGGATGCGTCGAGGCGCATATAGGCGCCCGGGGAGACACCAACACGAAGGAGGGACGATGACGGCTACCGATCATCAGATCGAACCCGCCCCAGAGGAGACCGCGCCTGAGAAGGAGAAGATGGTCATCATTGCCGCCTCGGGCGACCTCGACAAAGCCTGGCCGGTGCTGATCCTGGCCACCACCGGCGCCGCCTACGGGATGGATGTAACGGTGTTCTTCACGTTCTGGGGGCTCGGCATCCTCAAGAAAGCAGACGCCGGCCTCACCGGAGACGACTGGCGGCAGAAGATGCTGTCGATGTTCCACAACAGTTCTGCATCCGGACTCGGCTTGTCCAAGTTGCACTTCGCCGGAATGGGTCCTGCCATGATGCGCGGCCTCGCCGAAGACCACAACGTTGCTTCCGTCCAGGAGTTGCTGGATATGGCGATCGACCTGGGCGTCAACCTCTGGCCGTGCCAGATGACCATGGACCTCATGGGCCTCAAAGATGAACATCTCATCGATGGTCTGTCCGCCCCCGTCGGGGCAGGTTCGGCAATCAGCCTGATGAAGCAGGCGACAATCAGTCTGTTCATCTAGGTGGCTGCCGAAAAAGTGGCTTTCGGTGAGGTTGGTTGGCGGCGGGCCAGTCGTGGGTGATGCCGGAGACCA contains these protein-coding regions:
- a CDS encoding DUF202 domain-containing protein — protein: MSTSRNPIRPNRGSRARDHLANERTYLAWVRTALGIIGLGVLVGKLVEAQGVEAEIAGLTMVGVGAASLIYATIRYERVRVQLEEGMFQTASTGPIVITALALLMTAAAVVFVLV
- a CDS encoding DsrE/DsrF/DrsH-like family protein, whose translation is MTATDHQIEPAPEETAPEKEKMVIIAASGDLDKAWPVLILATTGAAYGMDVTVFFTFWGLGILKKADAGLTGDDWRQKMLSMFHNSSASGLGLSKLHFAGMGPAMMRGLAEDHNVASVQELLDMAIDLGVNLWPCQMTMDLMGLKDEHLIDGLSAPVGAGSAISLMKQATISLFI
- a CDS encoding metalloregulator ArsR/SmtB family transcription factor is translated as MHSVADELLALHAGVCKGIADPKRLLIINALRDGERPVMELCEELQLPQANVSQHLAVLRDRGLVLARRDAQRVFYSLTSDKITQAIDLLREVMAEQMQVDAEEPQAANS
- a CDS encoding MBL fold metallo-hydrolase, which encodes MPGSITTDDLARRIEDAEKLPYILDLRAGDQFERWRIEGKLALDTVNIPYWTALGDIEGIAATLPEDQDVIAICAHGGSSGMVVEMMERANVMNLEGGMDLWANTLIPRTLFDDGTHFVVQLDRMAKACLSYAVGARGHTMAVIDPAADAERYLALADQYDATITDLFDTHLHADHISIGVAMAEQTGATYRISPGDAEEAVFEYTPLEDGQVFTFGEMEMIVRSVATPGHTPGSTSLEVHGRYLMTGDAVFVTGVGRPDLGGETEPWARDLFNTIHVKLSPLDPALEVCPAHYTSRTESLEDGTLRRSLGDLVKNDPVVSIADEAEFVDFVVSHLGEPPAIYADIRKVNLGVLMPDAEKAKELEVGRNECALSK